CAAGGACAACCAGGCCTGCGGCAACGAGAAGAAGTCGGAGGAACTCGTGGTCGGGGCCAACAAGGGGATCCGCTGGGCGGTCGCCTCCGTCGTCGGTGGCAAGGGACCCGCGCCCAAGCCGGCGAAGAAGGCCGTGCTCGACCAGAAGACCTGTCAGTTCCAGCCCCACGTGCTCCTGGTCCCGGCGGGCGCCGAGGTGGACATCCTGAACCCGGACGGCGTCCTCCACAACATCCATACCTTCTCGACGGCCAACCCCTCGATCAACAAGGCCCAGCCCAAGTTCAAGAAGGTCATGACCGAGAAGTTCGAGAAGCCCGAGATCGTCAAGGTCCAGTGCGACGCCCATAGCTGGATGGCGGGCTG
The window above is part of the Candidatus Rokuibacteriota bacterium genome. Proteins encoded here:
- a CDS encoding carboxypeptidase regulatory-like domain-containing protein yields the protein MRTWVSVISAPTLLAAVVLGGAAQVTAQGGGSIVGEVKFAGTAPEPKVVKVNKDNQACGNEKKSEELVVGANKGIRWAVASVVGGKGPAPKPAKKAVLDQKTCQFQPHVLLVPAGAEVDILNPDGVLHNIHTFSTANPSINKAQPKFKKVMTEKFEKPEIVKVQCDAHSWMAGWVVVMGHPYYAVTDDKGTFKIENVPAGKHTVEVWHETLGKATKEVEVKAGAETKVAFELAKK